The following proteins are encoded in a genomic region of Streptomyces sp. NBC_01723:
- a CDS encoding hemolysin family protein, with the protein MIAVQLLIGLATLVVNAFFVGAEFALISVRRSQVEQHVEAGAGAEGDRRARSVLWGLEHVSALMAAAQLGITLCTLVLGVVAEPAIAHLLEPVFHAVGVPSGVGHAVSFAIALTLATYLHMLLGEMVPKNIALAEPVRSALLLGPPLVALSRALRPVIFAINAFANTLLKLLRVETKNEVAATFTDAELAEIVKDAGDAGLIDDRAQERLHDALELGRRPVRDVVLPLERVVHARVGITPEQLERLSAQSGFSRFPVVDDGRRIVGYLHVKDALDASPRDLPFRLRDMRAIARVRESTPLDDVLTALRRSRTHLAAVLGSDGRLAGLVTMEDVLRELFGQRT; encoded by the coding sequence GTGATCGCCGTACAGCTGCTGATCGGTCTGGCCACGCTCGTCGTCAACGCGTTCTTCGTGGGGGCCGAGTTCGCGCTGATCTCCGTGCGCCGCAGCCAGGTGGAGCAGCACGTCGAGGCGGGGGCGGGGGCGGAGGGCGACCGGCGGGCCAGGAGCGTGCTGTGGGGTCTGGAGCACGTGTCGGCGCTGATGGCGGCGGCGCAGCTCGGCATCACGCTGTGCACGCTGGTCCTGGGCGTGGTCGCGGAGCCGGCGATCGCGCACCTGCTGGAGCCGGTGTTCCACGCGGTGGGCGTGCCGTCCGGGGTGGGGCACGCGGTCTCCTTCGCCATCGCCCTGACGCTGGCGACATATCTGCACATGCTGCTCGGCGAGATGGTGCCGAAGAACATCGCGCTGGCGGAGCCGGTGCGCAGCGCGCTGCTGCTGGGGCCGCCGCTGGTCGCGCTCTCCCGGGCGCTGCGGCCGGTGATCTTCGCCATCAACGCCTTCGCGAACACGCTGCTCAAGCTGCTCAGGGTCGAGACGAAGAACGAGGTGGCGGCCACCTTCACCGACGCGGAGCTGGCCGAGATCGTGAAGGACGCCGGCGACGCCGGGTTGATCGACGACCGGGCCCAGGAGCGGCTGCACGACGCCCTGGAGCTGGGCCGGCGGCCGGTGCGGGACGTGGTGCTGCCGCTGGAACGCGTCGTCCACGCGCGCGTGGGCATCACGCCCGAGCAGTTGGAGCGGCTGTCGGCGCAGTCGGGGTTCTCCCGGTTCCCGGTGGTGGACGACGGGCGGCGGATCGTGGGCTACCTGCACGTGAAGGACGCCCTGGACGCCTCCCCGCGGGACCTGCCGTTCCGGCTGCGGGACATGCGGGCCATCGCGCGGGTGCGGGAGAGCACCCCGCTGGACGACGTGCTCACCGCGCTGCGCCGCAGCCGCACGCATCTGGCCGCCGTCCTCGGGTCCGACGGCCGGCTCGCGGGCCTGGTGACCATGGAGGACGTGCTGCGTGAGCTGTTCGGTCAGCGGACCTGA
- a CDS encoding EF-hand domain-containing protein, protein MTALQDLKYGQWFRGADVDGDGFITQHDVRRMSERYISARGTTPAPETVLRLTEGMDQFWSNVIAPMDQDGDGKVDEQEMTAGFKSVLTDRALYPQQIAPVTNCFFDLVDLNGDGKIDQGEFQRMFDSVAAVPSEDCAAVFAALDLDGSGGLDRDEFHRALEEFFYGNDPAAPANHIFGKVTV, encoded by the coding sequence ATGACTGCACTGCAAGACCTCAAGTACGGCCAGTGGTTCAGGGGTGCCGACGTCGACGGCGACGGGTTCATCACCCAGCACGACGTCCGCAGGATGAGCGAACGCTACATCAGCGCCCGCGGGACCACGCCCGCCCCCGAGACAGTCCTCCGGCTCACCGAGGGGATGGACCAGTTCTGGTCGAACGTCATCGCTCCGATGGATCAGGATGGTGACGGGAAGGTCGATGAGCAGGAGATGACCGCAGGCTTCAAGAGTGTCCTGACCGACCGCGCGCTCTACCCTCAGCAGATTGCGCCAGTCACCAACTGCTTCTTCGACCTCGTCGACCTCAACGGAGACGGCAAGATCGACCAGGGCGAGTTCCAGCGGATGTTCGACTCGGTCGCCGCCGTTCCCAGCGAGGACTGCGCCGCTGTTTTCGCCGCTCTGGACCTCGATGGTTCCGGCGGACTGGACCGTGACGAGTTCCACCGGGCACTCGAAGAGTTCTTCTACGGCAACGACCCCGCCGCTCCAGCCAACCACATCTTCGGCAAGGTCACCGTCTGA
- a CDS encoding NAD(P)-binding domain-containing protein, translating into MTAPATTELPVVVIGAGPAGLAAAAHLIDQGIEPLLLEAGPTAGAAVREWAHVRLFSTWGEVVDPAAEKLLAPTGWTRPDPSTYPSGGDWADRYLQPLADVLGDRVRTGATVTGVSRTGRDRIVDADREQQPFVVHVAHTDGREERVFARAVIDASGTWATPSPAGGSGLPALGEKAAADRITYRVPDLKDPAVRARYAGKRTAVIGSGASAFTALAYLADLAKSDDGAGTKGMWILRRGISGSTFGGGEADQLPARGALGLAAKAAVDEGHADAVTGLRTEAIERADDGRLVLVGEDGRRLDPVDEVIVLTGFRPDLSFLDEMRLGLDERLQAPVELAPLIDPNQHSCGTVYPHGHRELSHPEQGVYLVGMKSYGRAPTFLAMTGYEQVRSVAAAIAGDLESADRVELTLPETGVCGGAGLFDTPDAAEGDGGCCAPAPQLVQLGAPAPVGAAAEEAPAGGCCGS; encoded by the coding sequence GTGACCGCGCCCGCCACCACCGAGCTGCCCGTCGTCGTCATCGGGGCCGGACCCGCCGGACTGGCCGCCGCCGCCCACCTCATCGACCAGGGCATCGAGCCCTTGCTCCTGGAAGCCGGGCCCACTGCCGGCGCCGCGGTGCGCGAGTGGGCGCACGTGCGGCTGTTCTCCACCTGGGGCGAGGTCGTCGACCCCGCCGCCGAGAAACTCCTCGCCCCCACCGGCTGGACCCGCCCCGACCCCAGCACCTACCCCTCCGGCGGCGACTGGGCCGACCGCTACCTGCAGCCACTCGCCGACGTCCTCGGCGACCGCGTCCGCACCGGCGCCACCGTCACCGGCGTCTCCCGCACCGGCCGGGACCGGATCGTGGACGCCGACCGCGAGCAGCAGCCCTTCGTCGTGCACGTCGCCCACACCGACGGCCGTGAGGAGCGCGTCTTCGCCCGCGCCGTGATCGACGCCTCCGGCACCTGGGCCACGCCGTCTCCGGCCGGCGGCAGCGGTCTGCCCGCGCTCGGCGAGAAGGCCGCCGCGGACCGGATCACCTACCGCGTCCCGGATCTGAAGGACCCGGCCGTGCGCGCCCGGTACGCGGGCAAGCGCACTGCCGTGATCGGCTCGGGCGCCTCCGCGTTCACCGCTCTCGCCTACCTCGCCGACCTCGCGAAGTCCGACGACGGCGCGGGCACGAAGGGCATGTGGATCCTGCGCCGGGGCATCTCCGGCTCCACCTTCGGCGGGGGAGAGGCCGACCAGCTCCCGGCCCGCGGCGCCCTGGGCCTGGCGGCGAAGGCCGCCGTCGACGAGGGCCACGCGGACGCGGTCACCGGCCTCCGCACCGAGGCGATCGAGCGGGCGGACGACGGCCGACTGGTCCTGGTCGGCGAGGACGGCCGCCGCCTGGACCCGGTCGACGAAGTGATCGTGCTGACCGGCTTCCGCCCTGACCTGTCCTTCCTCGACGAGATGCGCCTGGGCCTCGACGAGCGCCTCCAGGCCCCGGTCGAGCTCGCGCCGCTGATCGACCCCAACCAGCACTCCTGCGGCACCGTCTACCCGCACGGCCACCGCGAGCTCTCCCACCCCGAGCAGGGCGTGTACCTGGTCGGAATGAAGTCCTACGGCCGCGCCCCGACCTTCCTCGCCATGACCGGCTACGAGCAGGTCCGCTCCGTCGCCGCCGCGATCGCCGGCGACCTCGAGTCCGCCGACCGTGTGGAACTGACCCTGCCCGAGACCGGAGTCTGCGGCGGCGCCGGCCTGTTCGACACCCCTGACGCCGCTGAGGGCGACGGCGGCTGCTGCGCGCCCGCACCGCAGCTCGTCCAGCTCGGCGCCCCCGCCCCGGTCGGGGCGGCTGCCGAAGAGGCACCGGCGGGCGGCTGCTGCGGCTCGTGA
- a CDS encoding hemolysin family protein, translating into MTEVLLLLVAVLLSLMCGAFVAAEFSLTTVERGELERAAERGERGAASALKGVRNLTFQLSGAQLGITVTNLVVGMLAEPSVAALIAGPLEAVGVSRSAASSLALVLGTALSTVFLMIVGELVPKNWAISSPLAVAKRVGGPQRWFSAAFRPFITHLNNTANRIVRLFGVEPAEELASARGPQELAALARHSAKEGALEADTAELFVRTLNLADLTAQHVMTPRVQVIALDSRATCEDVANATRATGLSRFPVFQETLDAVVGTAHVKDVLAVPAERRPLMPVSELMREPLLVPETLTVDRLLDRLSGRRTMAVVIDEYGGTAGVATLEDIVEEVVGEVRDEHDPHETPELDPAGTDAQGHALYWADGSARVDRLARLGLRVPEGPYETVAGLVAAGLGRIPAVGDTFEVAGWRLDVVDATGRRAARVLLHAPLDDAGAAGGPSGARGTHEDGEGGR; encoded by the coding sequence ATGACGGAAGTGCTCCTGCTGCTGGTGGCGGTCCTGCTCTCGCTCATGTGCGGCGCGTTCGTCGCGGCCGAGTTCTCGCTGACCACCGTGGAACGCGGCGAGCTGGAGCGGGCGGCGGAGCGGGGCGAACGCGGCGCGGCAAGCGCGCTGAAGGGCGTACGGAACCTGACGTTCCAGCTCTCCGGGGCGCAGCTCGGCATCACGGTCACCAACCTGGTGGTCGGCATGCTCGCCGAGCCCTCGGTCGCGGCGCTGATCGCGGGCCCGCTGGAGGCCGTGGGGGTGTCGCGTTCGGCGGCCTCCTCGCTGGCGCTGGTGCTGGGCACGGCCCTGTCGACGGTCTTCCTGATGATCGTCGGCGAGCTGGTGCCGAAGAACTGGGCGATCTCCTCGCCACTGGCGGTGGCCAAACGGGTGGGCGGCCCGCAGCGCTGGTTCAGCGCGGCCTTCCGGCCCTTCATCACCCACCTGAACAACACGGCCAACCGGATCGTGCGCCTCTTCGGCGTGGAGCCCGCCGAGGAGCTGGCGTCCGCGCGGGGGCCGCAGGAGCTGGCGGCGCTGGCCCGGCACTCGGCCAAGGAGGGCGCGCTGGAGGCCGACACCGCCGAGTTGTTCGTCCGGACCCTGAACCTGGCCGATCTGACGGCCCAGCACGTGATGACCCCACGCGTCCAGGTCATCGCCCTCGACTCCCGCGCGACGTGCGAGGACGTGGCCAACGCGACGCGGGCGACCGGGCTGTCCCGGTTCCCGGTCTTCCAGGAGACCCTCGACGCCGTGGTCGGCACCGCCCACGTCAAGGACGTGCTGGCGGTGCCCGCCGAGCGGCGGCCCCTGATGCCGGTGTCCGAGCTGATGCGCGAGCCGCTGCTGGTCCCGGAGACGCTGACCGTGGACCGGCTGCTCGACCGGCTCTCCGGGCGGCGCACGATGGCCGTGGTCATCGACGAGTACGGCGGGACGGCGGGGGTGGCCACGCTGGAGGACATCGTCGAGGAGGTCGTCGGCGAGGTGCGCGACGAGCACGACCCGCACGAGACGCCCGAGCTGGACCCGGCCGGCACCGACGCGCAGGGACACGCGCTGTACTGGGCCGACGGCTCGGCCCGCGTGGACCGGCTGGCGCGGCTCGGCCTGCGGGTGCCCGAGGGACCGTACGAGACCGTCGCCGGACTGGTCGCGGCCGGGCTGGGACGCATCCCGGCCGTCGGCGACACGTTCGAGGTCGCCGGCTGGCGCCTGGACGTCGTGGACGCCACGGGGCGCCGGGCGGCGCGGGTGCTGCTGCACGCGCCGCTGGACGACGCGGGCGCGGCCGGGGGCCCGTCCGGCGCACGCGGCACGCACGAGGACGGGGAGGGCGGCCGGTGA
- a CDS encoding flavin-containing monooxygenase: MEHIDVAVIGGGQSGLATAHAFLRRGLRPVVLEASDRAAGSWPHYYDSLALFSPARYSSLPGMPFPGAYRDRYPHRDEVVAYLTAYADRLDAEIRTGSRVIAVRHTGDGFAVELEGGGRLSARAVAAASGTFGHPHRPALPGLEDYAGQVLHAADYRSPAPFSGRRVVVVGAGNSAVQIAAELAETARVTLATRSPVKFAAQRILGRDLHFWTTRTGLDAAPLGRFLARPPAQPVFDDGRYRAALAADRPDQRPLFTSADGAELVWPDGRREEVDAIVLATGYRPDLPYLTDLDGALDADGSPRHREGIATRAPALAFVGLEWQRSLSSNSLRGVGRDAERITRRLAAHLTRR, from the coding sequence ATGGAGCACATCGACGTCGCCGTCATCGGCGGCGGCCAGTCCGGTCTCGCCACCGCCCACGCGTTCCTGCGGCGCGGGCTGCGGCCGGTGGTGCTGGAAGCGTCCGACCGTGCGGCCGGGTCGTGGCCGCACTACTACGACAGCCTCGCGCTCTTCTCGCCCGCCCGGTACAGCTCCCTGCCCGGGATGCCGTTCCCCGGCGCCTACCGCGACCGTTACCCGCACCGCGACGAGGTCGTCGCCTACCTCACCGCCTACGCCGACCGCCTGGACGCCGAGATCCGCACCGGCAGCCGCGTCATCGCGGTACGTCACACCGGCGACGGCTTCGCAGTGGAACTGGAGGGCGGCGGCCGGCTGTCCGCGCGGGCCGTTGCGGCGGCCTCCGGGACGTTCGGACACCCGCACCGGCCCGCGCTGCCGGGCCTGGAGGACTACGCCGGGCAGGTGCTGCACGCCGCCGACTACCGCAGCCCGGCCCCCTTCTCCGGCCGCCGGGTGGTGGTGGTCGGGGCCGGGAACTCCGCGGTGCAGATTGCCGCCGAGCTCGCCGAGACGGCACGCGTCACGCTCGCCACCCGCAGCCCGGTGAAGTTCGCGGCCCAGCGCATCCTCGGCCGCGACCTGCATTTCTGGACGACCCGCACCGGCCTGGACGCCGCGCCCCTTGGCCGGTTCCTTGCGCGCCCGCCGGCGCAGCCGGTCTTCGACGACGGCCGCTATCGGGCGGCCCTGGCCGCAGACCGGCCCGACCAACGGCCGTTGTTCACCAGCGCCGACGGGGCCGAGCTCGTCTGGCCGGACGGGCGGCGGGAGGAGGTCGACGCGATCGTGCTCGCCACCGGCTACCGCCCCGACCTGCCCTACCTCACCGACCTCGACGGTGCTCTCGACGCCGACGGGAGCCCCCGGCACCGCGAAGGGATCGCCACCCGGGCGCCGGCGCTGGCGTTCGTCGGGCTGGAATGGCAGCGCAGCCTGTCGTCGAACTCGCTGCGCGGCGTCGGGCGGGATGCGGAGCGCATCACCCGGCGCCTGGCCGCCCATCTCACGCGCCGGTGA
- the purB gene encoding adenylosuccinate lyase yields MTSAPAKPRIPNVLAGRYASVDLATLWSPEQKVKLERRLWLAVLRAQKDLGIEVPDAAIADYERVLDQVDLASIAEREKVTRHDVKARIEEFNDLAGHEHVHKGMTSRDLTENVEQLQIRLSLELIRDRSVAVLARLGKLAGEYGELVMAGRSHNVAAQATTLGKRFATAADELLVAYGRVEELLGRYPLRGIKGPVGTAQDMLDLLGGDAGKLAELERRIAGHLGFSQAFTSVGQVYPRSLDYEVVTSLVQLAAAPSSLAKTIRLMAGHELVTEGFKPGQVGSSAMPHKMNTRSCERVNGLMVILRGYASMTGELAGDQWNEGDVSCSVVRRVALPDAFFALDGLLETFLTVLDEFGAFPAVVARELDRYLPFLATTKVLMGAVRAGVGRELAHEAIKENAVASALAMREQGAERNELLDKLAADERIPLDRTGLDALMADKLSFTGAAADQVGVVVGRIEEIVKQHPSAAAYTPGAIL; encoded by the coding sequence GTGACTTCCGCTCCCGCCAAGCCCCGTATCCCGAACGTCCTCGCCGGACGCTACGCCTCCGTCGACCTCGCCACCCTCTGGTCGCCCGAGCAGAAGGTGAAGCTGGAGCGCCGGCTCTGGCTCGCCGTGCTGCGGGCCCAGAAGGACCTCGGCATCGAGGTGCCCGACGCCGCGATCGCCGACTACGAGCGCGTCCTCGACCAGGTCGACCTGGCCTCGATCGCCGAGCGCGAGAAGGTCACCCGGCACGACGTGAAGGCGCGGATCGAGGAGTTCAACGACCTCGCCGGGCACGAGCACGTGCACAAGGGCATGACCTCCCGCGACCTCACGGAGAACGTCGAGCAGCTGCAGATCCGGCTCTCGCTGGAGCTGATCCGCGACCGTTCGGTGGCCGTCCTGGCCCGCCTCGGCAAGCTGGCCGGCGAGTACGGCGAGCTGGTCATGGCCGGCCGCTCCCACAATGTCGCCGCGCAGGCCACGACGCTGGGCAAGCGGTTCGCGACCGCCGCCGACGAGCTGCTCGTCGCGTACGGCCGGGTGGAGGAGCTGCTCGGCCGCTACCCGCTGCGCGGCATCAAGGGCCCGGTCGGCACCGCCCAGGACATGCTGGACCTGCTCGGCGGGGACGCCGGCAAGCTCGCGGAGCTGGAGCGGCGGATCGCCGGGCACCTGGGCTTCTCGCAGGCCTTCACCTCGGTCGGCCAGGTCTACCCGCGCTCGCTGGACTACGAGGTGGTCACCTCGCTGGTGCAGCTCGCGGCGGCTCCGTCGTCGCTGGCCAAGACCATCCGGCTGATGGCCGGGCACGAGCTGGTCACCGAGGGCTTCAAGCCCGGCCAGGTCGGCTCCTCGGCGATGCCGCACAAGATGAACACCCGCTCCTGCGAGCGCGTCAACGGCCTGATGGTGATCCTGCGCGGCTACGCCTCGATGACCGGCGAGCTGGCGGGCGACCAGTGGAACGAGGGCGACGTCTCCTGCTCGGTGGTGCGCCGGGTGGCCCTGCCCGACGCGTTCTTCGCCCTGGACGGCCTGCTGGAGACCTTCCTCACCGTGCTCGACGAGTTCGGCGCCTTCCCGGCCGTCGTGGCCCGTGAGCTGGACCGCTACCTGCCGTTCCTGGCCACCACCAAGGTACTGATGGGCGCGGTGCGGGCCGGGGTGGGGCGCGAGCTGGCGCACGAGGCGATCAAGGAGAACGCCGTCGCCTCCGCCCTGGCGATGCGTGAACAGGGTGCCGAGCGCAACGAACTGCTCGACAAGCTGGCGGCCGACGAGCGCATCCCGCTCGACCGGACCGGTCTTGACGCGCTGATGGCGGACAAGCTCTCGTTCACGGGCGCCGCGGCCGACCAGGTCGGGGTGGTCGTGGGCCGGATCGAGGAGATCGTCAAGCAGCACCCGTCGGCCGCCGCGTACACCCCCGGGGCCATCCTCTGA
- a CDS encoding GNAT family N-acetyltransferase codes for MTDLRIRAAGPEDLDTVLAFWKVAAEGTSISDDREGVERLVARDPEALVLAERAGELVGTVIAGFDGWRCHLYRLAVHPEQRRRGVGTALVAAAEERFVRLGGRRGDAMVLRRNERAQHAWRAAGYAPEEQWRRWVKPLTE; via the coding sequence ATGACCGATCTGCGCATACGGGCCGCCGGGCCCGAGGACCTGGACACCGTGCTGGCCTTCTGGAAGGTGGCCGCCGAGGGCACGAGCATCAGCGACGACCGCGAGGGCGTGGAGCGGCTGGTCGCCCGCGACCCGGAGGCGCTGGTCCTGGCCGAGCGGGCCGGGGAGCTGGTGGGCACGGTCATCGCGGGGTTCGACGGCTGGCGCTGCCATCTGTACCGGCTGGCGGTGCACCCGGAGCAGCGGCGCCGGGGCGTCGGCACCGCCCTGGTCGCGGCGGCCGAGGAGCGGTTCGTACGGCTCGGCGGGCGCCGCGGGGACGCGATGGTGCTGCGGCGCAACGAGCGGGCGCAGCATGCCTGGCGGGCGGCCGGGTACGCGCCCGAGGAGCAGTGGCGACGCTGGGTGAAGCCGCTCACGGAGTGA
- a CDS encoding molybdopterin-dependent oxidoreductase, which produces MVERRIPVATHWGSFVAVVNSGHLVRIEPRGDDPAPSPIGPGMVTAAKDRARVLRPAVRKGWLDGLPRDGETGRGTDSFVEVGWDDALTLVSEELRRVRAQHGNSAVFGGSYGWASAGGFHNAQGQLQRFLALGGGYTDSRNTYSTAALEVILPHVIGGAPWSYQSRMPMWEEIAESCELVVAFGGLALKNSQINPGGLARHQTRDWQRKCRAAGVRFVNVSPIRSDTADFLDAEWLPVIPNTDTALMLGIAHTMLVNDWYDADFLTRCCEGFDRFAAYLTGKVDGAVKDADWAARITGISRDTILDLAYRLFAQRSLIMVNYAIQRADHGEQPIWMSVVLAAMAGSLGRPGCGWGAGYATMDATGVAPGRPSVASIPRVENPVADFIPVARIADTLLKPGATIDYDGRRLTLPDLRLIYWCGGNPFHHHQDLHRLTRAWQRPDTVVVHEAWWNTTAKFADIVLPVATSLERDDFAAGFSDPHLVAMPKVREPAGEARTDHQIFAALAARLGYEREFTQTRSEIDWVRHLYVQTRASLGDDVDLPDFDDFWQRTSGVELPALGGPFPGSFEALRRDPQRFPLSTPSGRIEIFSEKIDSFGYDDCTGHPTWFEPVEWLRADLADRFPLHLISNQPASRLHSQYDNGGHSLKSKIHGREPVTINPQDAASRGIESDMIVRVFNDRGSCLAGAIVSDAVMPGVIQLSTGAWWDPAQPGRSGTLDRHGNPNTLTGDRGCSRLSQGPSAHSALVDVEVYDEPLEEVLAFTPPHLEH; this is translated from the coding sequence ATGGTGGAACGGCGCATCCCGGTGGCGACGCACTGGGGCAGTTTCGTAGCCGTGGTGAATTCAGGTCATTTGGTGCGCATTGAGCCCCGGGGTGACGACCCTGCGCCGTCGCCGATCGGCCCGGGGATGGTGACGGCTGCCAAGGACCGCGCGCGTGTGCTGCGCCCCGCGGTGCGCAAAGGGTGGCTCGATGGCCTGCCGCGCGACGGTGAAACGGGCAGGGGTACGGACAGCTTCGTAGAGGTCGGTTGGGACGACGCTCTCACACTGGTGAGCGAGGAATTGCGCCGAGTGCGAGCACAGCACGGCAACAGCGCGGTGTTCGGCGGCTCGTACGGCTGGGCCAGTGCGGGCGGGTTCCACAACGCACAGGGTCAGCTCCAGCGGTTCCTGGCGTTGGGCGGCGGCTACACCGACTCACGCAACACGTACAGCACCGCCGCTCTTGAGGTCATCCTTCCGCATGTGATCGGCGGGGCCCCGTGGAGCTACCAGTCCCGGATGCCGATGTGGGAGGAGATCGCCGAGAGCTGTGAACTCGTGGTGGCTTTCGGGGGATTGGCTCTGAAGAACAGCCAGATCAACCCCGGCGGGCTGGCCCGGCACCAGACGCGGGACTGGCAGCGGAAGTGCCGTGCGGCCGGGGTACGGTTCGTGAACGTCAGCCCGATCCGCAGTGACACCGCTGACTTCCTCGACGCCGAGTGGCTGCCGGTCATCCCCAACACCGACACCGCCTTGATGCTCGGCATCGCGCACACGATGCTGGTCAACGACTGGTACGACGCGGACTTCCTCACCCGCTGCTGCGAGGGGTTCGACCGGTTCGCCGCCTACCTGACCGGCAAGGTGGACGGCGCCGTCAAGGACGCCGACTGGGCCGCGAGGATCACGGGCATCAGCCGTGACACCATTCTCGATCTCGCATACCGTCTGTTCGCACAGCGTTCCCTCATCATGGTCAACTACGCCATACAGCGGGCGGACCACGGCGAGCAGCCGATCTGGATGTCGGTGGTGCTGGCGGCCATGGCGGGTTCACTCGGCCGCCCCGGCTGCGGCTGGGGTGCGGGCTACGCGACGATGGATGCGACGGGGGTTGCCCCCGGCCGACCGTCTGTGGCATCGATACCGCGGGTGGAGAACCCTGTTGCGGACTTCATTCCGGTCGCCCGGATCGCCGACACGCTGCTGAAGCCGGGGGCGACCATCGACTACGACGGCCGGCGCCTGACCCTGCCGGACCTGCGCCTGATCTACTGGTGCGGAGGAAACCCCTTCCACCACCACCAGGACCTCCACCGCCTCACCCGAGCCTGGCAGCGCCCGGACACGGTGGTGGTCCATGAGGCGTGGTGGAACACCACGGCGAAGTTCGCCGACATCGTGCTGCCCGTTGCGACCAGCCTGGAGCGTGACGATTTCGCCGCGGGGTTCTCCGACCCCCATCTCGTCGCGATGCCGAAGGTCCGCGAGCCGGCCGGCGAGGCACGCACCGACCACCAGATCTTCGCCGCCTTGGCTGCGCGTCTCGGCTACGAGCGCGAGTTCACCCAGACGCGTTCCGAGATCGACTGGGTCCGGCACCTCTATGTCCAAACACGGGCGAGCCTCGGCGACGACGTGGACCTGCCCGACTTCGACGACTTCTGGCAACGCACCTCCGGTGTCGAACTGCCGGCACTCGGCGGGCCGTTTCCCGGCAGCTTCGAAGCACTGCGCCGCGATCCCCAGCGCTTCCCCCTGTCGACGCCGTCGGGCCGGATCGAGATCTTCTCCGAGAAGATCGACTCGTTCGGCTACGACGACTGCACCGGACATCCGACGTGGTTCGAACCCGTGGAGTGGCTCCGCGCCGACCTGGCGGACCGCTTCCCGCTGCACCTGATCTCGAATCAGCCTGCATCACGCCTGCACAGCCAGTACGACAACGGTGGACACAGCCTCAAGTCGAAGATCCACGGTCGCGAGCCCGTAACGATCAATCCGCAGGACGCGGCATCACGTGGTATCGAGAGCGACATGATTGTGCGCGTCTTCAACGACCGAGGCAGCTGCCTGGCGGGCGCGATCGTGTCGGACGCCGTCATGCCCGGCGTCATCCAGCTGTCCACCGGAGCGTGGTGGGACCCGGCGCAGCCGGGCCGGAGTGGAACCTTGGACCGCCACGGCAACCCGAACACCCTCACCGGGGACCGCGGGTGCTCGCGGCTGTCCCAGGGACCCAGCGCGCACAGCGCTCTCGTCGACGTCGAGGTCTACGACGAGCCGCTCGAGGAGGTGCTCGCCTTCACACCACCACACCTCGAACACTGA
- a CDS encoding SGNH/GDSL hydrolase family protein, whose amino-acid sequence MQTNPTHSSLVAVGDSFTEGMSDLLPDGSYRGWADLLAARMAARSPGFRYANLAVRGKLIGQIVDEQVGVAAAMGADVITLVGGLNDTLRPKCDMALVRDLLTQAVERLAPSCKQLVLMRSPGRQGPVLDRFRPRMEALFAIIDDLASLHGAVVVDLYGARSLADPRLWDVDRLHLTADGHRRVAEAVWQALGHEAEDPDWHAPIPATPPPGWITRRTTDVRFARQYLLPWIGRRLTGRSSGDGLPPKRPDLLPYGDTAP is encoded by the coding sequence ATGCAGACGAACCCCACTCACAGCAGCCTCGTCGCCGTGGGCGACTCCTTCACCGAGGGCATGTCGGACCTGCTGCCCGACGGCTCCTACCGGGGCTGGGCCGACCTTCTCGCCGCGCGGATGGCCGCCCGCTCCCCCGGCTTCCGGTACGCCAATCTCGCGGTGCGCGGGAAGCTGATCGGGCAGATCGTCGACGAGCAGGTCGGGGTGGCCGCGGCCATGGGAGCCGACGTGATCACACTGGTGGGCGGGCTCAACGACACGCTGCGGCCCAAGTGCGACATGGCGCTGGTGCGGGATCTGCTGACCCAGGCGGTGGAGCGGCTCGCGCCCAGTTGCAAGCAGCTGGTGCTGATGCGCAGCCCCGGCCGTCAGGGTCCGGTGCTGGACCGGTTCCGGCCCCGTATGGAGGCCCTCTTCGCGATCATCGACGACCTGGCCTCGCTCCACGGCGCCGTGGTCGTCGACCTGTACGGGGCGCGCTCCCTGGCCGACCCGCGGCTGTGGGACGTGGACCGGCTGCACCTGACGGCCGACGGGCACCGCCGGGTCGCGGAGGCCGTGTGGCAGGCGCTGGGCCACGAGGCCGAGGACCCCGACTGGCACGCGCCGATCCCGGCCACACCGCCACCGGGGTGGATCACCCGCCGGACCACCGACGTCCGGTTCGCCCGGCAGTACCTGCTGCCCTGGATAGGCCGCAGGCTGACCGGCCGCTCGTCCGGCGACGGCCTGCCGCCCAAGCGCCCCGACCTGCTGCCGTACGGGGACACCGCGCCCTGA